ACGCAGACCGCGCCCAACCCGCGTCAAAAAGCAGCATTTCGGCCCCTTTTCTCTGCTTTTCGACGCAAATTGCACCCGCCCCTGCGCAGCGCCACGGCGGAACCTCGCTAGGCCCCCGCTACTTCACCTGCATGAAGTCGGAGTCCTGGAGATAGCCCTTGCCGGCGGTGATGTCGTACTGGATGAGCTGGTAGTCGTGCATGAGCTGCCTGGTCTTCTTGTCGAAGTCTTTGGCGGCCATCGGGTGTCCCTTGGCGTCCAGGTAGATCGGCTGGCCCTCGGGGATGCGGTCCCAACCCTGGATCTGGTTGACGACGGGCGGCTCGATGGCGGAGACCTTGCCGTGCAGGTCGGTGAGGAAAGCGAGGTAGGGGCTCACCTTGGCGTCGTTCTGCTCGGCGGCCTGGGCCATGAAGAAGTTCGGCGAGGAATACGCGGCGTCGACGCTCTTGACGCCCTGCCGCCCGCTGGCCTTGTTGGACCAGATGAAATAGTCCGTCTCGTGCAGCGCTAGGGAGTTCTTCGTGTCCTCGCTGGCGGTGGAGTAGATGCCGGGCAGGTGGTCGCCGTAGAAGACGACGGTGACGGGCTTATTGACCGCGTCAAGCTGCGAGAGGAACTTCGTGGTGGCCTTGTCGGTGAGGTTCACGCCTTTGGCGTAGGTGTTAATCGACTCGTTCTCGTCGCTTTTCAGTGGCTTCGACGGGTCGGACGAGGTGGCCTTGAACGTGTTGCCGCTATACCAATTGTGGTAGGGCATGTGGTTCTGCATCGTGGCCAGCTGCACGAACTGGTTCGACTTGGTCTTCGACACCTCGTCGACCACGCTCTGATAGGCGGACTGGTCGGAGACGTAGGGCGACTTGTCGATTTTGGCCTGGTGGGCGATGACGTCCGGCGGCTCGAGCGTGTAGAAGTGCGAGATGCCGAACTTCTTGTAGTTCTGGGCGCGCGAATACATCGAGGGCTCATAGGGGTGGAAGGCCACGGAGTTCTTCTCGGCGCCCCAGAGCTGGTTGACCGTCGGCGTCCATTTCTCGCCCGGCACGAGCTGCTGGTACGGGCTGGTCAGCGACGGGTCGAAGTTGGCCATCGACAGGCCGGTGAGGCTCATGTATTCAAGGTTCGCGGTGCCACCGCCGTAGCCCGAGGAGAGCATGAGGCCGCTGGTCGTCTGGTCCTTGATCGAGCGGATGCCCGGCATCGGGTCGTGGTTGACCTCCACGCCCGGCACGCGCGTCGGGTCGGAATAGGATTCGGAGAGCACAAAGATGACGGTGCCGTCGTCAAGGTTGGACGAGCGGGTCTTGTTGATCCGCGCGGCCTCGGCCGTATAGCGCTTGGCGACCTGCTTCATCGTCGCCTCGCTGTAGTCATCCGGCTGGTCCATCACATGCGGGTTGACCTGGCCCAGGAACGAGACAAGCGGGCCGTTGCGCTGGGCGTCGTAGACGGAATCCCACATCGAGGGGATGTCGCCCATGGCCTTGGCGAAGGTATTGGTGAAACTATTGACCGAGCTGACCTGCGCGCCATAGCCTGCGACCAGCAGCAGCGGCACGATGAGCAGCATGATGCGGCTGACCGCGCCGATGGATTTGCCTTGGCGACTGCTGCCGGCGAAGACCTTGCCATGACGCTCGTCGAAATGGCTCAGCAGCACGAAGATGACCACGAAGGCCACCATGGCGGCCACGGCGCCGGCGATCAGCGGCCCGGAACCGCTGGGAATGAAGCTCACGATCGACCCGGCGTCGCCGTTGGAGACGAAGCTCAGGTCGGAGGGCAGGATGGTCTCGTAGCGCGCGCTGACCTTGAAATGCTCCACCACGGCGATCAGCACGACCATCACGAGCAGCACCGGCGTGGCCACCCAGAAGCGGTTGAAGAGCATGATAAGCGCCAGATAAATGAGCCCCAAAAGCAGCATGTTGAGCACGATGACGAAATTGCCCTTGGTCCACATCTTGGAGACCAAATCCCACACGCCGTCCAATGGGCTCGCCAACTGCACGCGCGTGCTGGCCTGGGTGACGCCCCATTGCAGGATGAGCACGGCGGCGATGTCGAAGACGACAAAGAGGAGCACATAGCCCCACACCGGAATCCGGAAACGCCTCGGTTTCGACGGGTTCTGTTCCTGTTTTTGTTCTTTGTCGGCATAATCGGAGGCCACGCCATCCGAAAGTTCGACGTTTATATCACTTGGGGCTTCATCCGTCGTCTTTTTCGTATCCGTCACGTCCGTCGTGTCCATCACGCCGTCCGTTGTGTCCTTCGTATCCGTCACGCTCTTCACATCCCGCATAGCACCATCCACGGAACCGGTCTGCTCCGATTCCTTGTCGTTGTCGTCATTATCGCGATCATCCTGTCGCTGCGTCTGTTTCATACGTCTTGTACCATTCAACGAAAACAAAGCCGATACCGGCCATGGCCAACAATACTGTTCTCCCGGCGGCCATTCATCCGCCCTGTGCTCAACTCTTGTGTCATTGTCATCTCTCACCGCGACAAACGCCGGACGCCGGGCCCTCGGCGAGCACCCGCACACCGGCCTGCGACATCGTCCCTGAGAACGATTGTGCAAGTTCGAAGACGACGCATAGAATCAGTGATGGTAATCACGCTTGGACGGCACAGAAGGAAACAATGAACTGGTTCTTCAAGATTCAAATCATCAACGGATGGCTTCCCAAGACGATGCTCGTCCTGAGCGTGATCGGACTCGCCGTCGTCATCATCCTCAAGTCCAAAAAGGGCTGGCTCAAGCCGTTGTTGAAGCAGCTCGGCTTCGGCGTGATCGGCCTGGCGCTGGGCGGCTTGGTGGTCTGGCTGCTTTCCGACGTCTTCAAGGTCTTCGGCGTAAGCCTGGGCTGGGTGGTGATGACCACGATCGCGGTGGGCATCGGCGTCATCTCGGCGCTGGTGGCGGCAATCGTGCAGTCCAAGGGTTTGCGACGCGGGGTGGCGGCGGTCACCATCGTCTTCGCGCTCATCTATTGCGGCATCAGCGTCGACAAGATCTACGGCGAATACACCACCGTCGGCTCGCTTTTCGGCGTCCCGCAATTCTCGCGCCTCGACGAGGATTCCGTGCACGACGCCACGATGAGCGTCAAGGAATGGCGCAAGCTCGCCGCGCACGACGACCTGCCCTCCATGCCCAAGCACGGCGAGGTCCATTCAATCAAGATCCCCGCCACGAAATCCGGATTCGGCGCGCGCACCGCCGACGTCTACCTGCCGCCGGCCGCCCTGAGCAACACTCCCCCGGCGCTTCCGGTCATGGTCGTCCTCGCCGGCCAGCCAGGCAGCCCCGACCGCTATTTCAGCGCCGGACAGCTGGGCAAGATGCTCAACACCTACGCGGCCAAGCATGACGGCCTGGCCCCCATCGCCGTCTCGCCCGACCAGAACGGCGCGCTGGTGCACAACACGCTGTGCACCGACACGAAGGTCTATGGCAACGCCGAGACCTACCTCGTCAAAGACGTCACCTCGTGGGTGAAAAGCTCGCTGCCGGTGGCCAAGTCATCGCAGCAATGGCTCATCGGCGGGTTCTCCCAGGGCGGCACCTGCGCCACGCAGCTGGGCCCGGCCTATCCCAACATCTACGGCCACATCTTCTCGGCGGGCGGCGAAATCGAGCCGACCGACGGCAGCCACAAGAAGACGGTGCAACGCTACTTCGACGGCAAGGAATCGGAGTTCGACAAGCATGTGCCCATCAACATCATCAAAGCCAACGCGCCCTCGAAGCAGACCTGGTTTTCAGCCGCTGGCGAATGGGACGGAAAATCCCAGAAGAACCAGGTGGCCATCTCCAAGGCGGCCATGAACGCCGGCATGAGCGCCACCACGGTGATTGTGAAGTCCACCGGGCACGATTGGCACACGGTGCAGGCCGGCATGGAGGCGCAAATCGACATGTTTGGCACAGAAACCGGGCTGGGAGAAACCCATAAGACGATAAACGATTATCCTAAGCTACAGGTAGTGGCAGCGAACACAAACAAAGAGACCGACTGATCCAAGCTCTGGCGAGGAAATAGATTGACAACAGACGAAAGCCGAACAATGCACGACAACGAAAACACCGAAGCCACGGCGAACGTTCCACAGCAGCCGCAACAGCAGGGCGCGCAGCACGGCAACCACGAGGCGGAGCAAGCCATGAAACGTCAGTCGCAGGACGGCCGGAACGGGCAAAACGAGCAAAACGGCCAGACGGACCGGACGGCCCAGCAGGATTCCGGGCAGCCGGCGCAGCCAGCGTTGCCGGAACGGCCGAAACCGCAGCAGCAGCCAAAGCAAAAGAAACAGCAGCCTCCGCAGAACAACAAGGGCAGCCAGCAAAAGTCGCAAGCCCAGCAGAACCCGCAGCCCCAGCCCAAAAAGCAGCACAACAACTCCAGGCCCTCCAAGCCGCGCAAGCCCTCCAGCTGGCGCATCCTCGGCATGGATGTCACCCAGTGGATGCGCGGCCACCTCTTCTCCATCGCCGTGGCGCTGGTCTTCTTCATCGGCAACATCGTCTATTGGGGCATCAAGGCATCGCGCCATCTGCGTCTGCCCGCCGGCCGCACGATGAGCCTCACCGAGATCCTGCTGCGCAACCCGCATCCGCACTCCCCGGGCACCTACAACCCCATCCACCAGGCCGACGTGCTGCCGTGGATCGGCCATATCCTGCGCTCGGCGGTTCTCGTGCGCAACCCCATCCTCATGATCATCTACACGCTGATCATCCTCGTGCTGCTCGCGGTGGCGCAAAGCAAGATGGGCGTGTGGAAGACGATTTTCTCATCCCTCTTCAGCTTCGCGGTCGGTGGCACGTTCGGACTTCTGGTCTGCGTGGCCGTGGATATGGGCATGCATGACTGGCAGCGCCTGGAGCAGCTGCCCGTACTGCTTTCGCCCCTGACCCTCATCATCGGCTCGTTGATGGCTGCCAGTGCCTACACGTCCGTGCTGTGGCGGCGCCGCATCCTGCTGCTCGCCTACACGTTCATCGGCACCCTGCTGCTCTTCAGCGGCAACCCCGGCGACTACTGCACGCTCGGCGCGGCGCTGGTCGGCCACGCCACCGGCCTGCTCATGCACGGCCCCGTCAAGGACCGCATCCACTGGAAGCGCGGCACCGACTACGAGATCCGCCACCTCTTCGCCCTGGCCCAACTGGTGCTGGCCATCGGCCCGCTGCTGGCGCTGACCTCCACCTCGCGCCTCGGCCCGCTCACCACGCTGGGCCTCTTCGCCTCCTCGATCTGGAGCGATTCGAGCCTGCTGACCTCATGCGGAGCCAACCCCGCGGCGCAAAGCTGCATCCTGCTCGCCCGCCAGCACCACATCGCCGTCGCGGGCCTCTGGCTGCACATGCTCCTGCCCATGGCCGCCCTCGCCATCGTGGCCTGGGGCCTTTCACGTGGCCGCCGGCTCGCCGCCTGGGTGAGCATGGTGCTCAACGGCTCGGCCATCGTCTTCGCCACGCTTTATTACATCGTCTTCCCGCTGACCATCACCCCGATGAGCCAGGACCTCGCCCGGCGCTACAACGTCATGCCCGCGTTCATCACCACGGTCCTGCCGCCGCTGCTGCTCATCATCTTCATGTCGCGCGAGCTCGCGCATTTCAGCATCAGGACCAGCAAACGCCAAGTAATCACCGGCATCAGCGCGATCGTCGGCATGCTTCTGGTCACCTGCGCCGGCTATATGACCTACGCGCTGGTCTCCCCCAACTCGTTCCGTCCGCGCCCGGGCGTCAAGCTGCTGCTGCTCGACATGATGCGTCGTCTGCTGCCCACCGGTTTCGGCGGCAGGAAGGCCACGCTCATCGCCCCGCAGACCATCCCGGCCACGCTGGTCAGCGAGGGCCTCACGGTCGTCTTCTGGCTCACCGTGCTCATCGTCTTCATCCTCTGGTTCCGCGACCATGTCACCGAGGACGAGCGCGGCCGCGTGCAGGCCGGCGAGCTGATCCGCCACGGTGGCGAGTCCATGAGCTTCATGACCACCTGGGAGGGCAACCACTACTGGTTCTCCTCCACCGGCCGCACGGGCATCGCCTACCGCGTGCTGCACGGCATCGCGCTGACGGTCACCGGGCCGTTCGGCGACCCGGCCGAATACCAGCAGGCCATGCGCGAGTTCATGGCGTTCTGCGAGACCAAGGGCTGGTCGCCCTCCTTCTACGCGGTGCATGACGACCAGCGCGAGGAGCTGGAGTCGCTGGGGTGGTCGTCCATCCAGGTGGGCACCGAGATGGTCATCGACCCCAACAAGTGGGAGACGCGCGGCAAGAAATGGCAGGATATCCGCACCGCCATCAACAAGGCCAAGCGCGACGGCATCACCGACGTGCTCACCACCTACAACCAGGCCGGTTTCGAGATCGACCAGCAGATCGTGGAGATCTCGGAGCAGTGGGCCCAGCTCAAGGCGCTGCCCGAGATGAAGTTCACGCTCGGCGGCATCGAGGAGCTGCGCGACGAGCGTGTGGCGCTGCTCTACGCCTTGGATGCCGATGGCAAGGTGCTGGGCGTCACCAGCTGGCTGCCCACCTACCGCGAGGGCCGCATCGTCGGCTGGACGCTCGATTTCATGCGTCATCGCACCGACAGCCCCAACGGCACCATGGAGTTCCTCATCGCCCGCATGGCCGAGCGCCTGCGTGACCAAGGCCGCGAGAACCCGGAGAACGCCGTCGAGTTCATGAGCCTTTCGGCCGCGCCTCTGGCCGGCATGGGCGTCGGTCGCGAGAAGCCCAAGGCCGCCGCGACCGCCGAGGCCAAGGCCGAGGGTAAGTCTGAAGGGAAGAACGGGAAGGTCGAGAAGGCTGCCACAAAGGCCGATGTCAAAACCGAGAAGGCTAAAGGGAAGCCTGGCACCGAATCTGCGGCCAAGCCTGAAGCCACGAATAACGGCAAGAACGCGCAAGCCGCCGCCCAACCGGACGCGGCAAAGGCCGACTCTGCCAAAGCCGGTTTCTCTAAGTCCGGTTCCTCAAAGACCGATGACGCATCGGACAAGACCACGGCCAAGCCAGCCAAAGAGCCAATCGCCTCGCCCTCGGGCACGGAGATCATCGAGCACGCCCTGCAGATCGTCGCGGACATTCTGGAACCGGCCTACGCCTTCAAGTCGCTCTTCTTCTTCAAGCGCAAGTTCCAGCCGATGCCGGCCCCAATCTACATCTGTTACCCCGATTCGGCCAAGCTCGCGCAGATCGGCATCGCCGTGGTCAACGCCTACGTGCCTGAGCTCAAGCCCGCGCAGGTGGTCGAGATCCTCAAGACCATGACCGCCAACAGCAAATCCGGGCACTGAAAGGTTCTGTTGCCAGCAGCTGTGTAATAACCTCTGAGATATTAAAAGTGGTGGGCCGGATCGTGTATATACGCACGATCCGGCCCACTTTTGTATTCAGCTAACCGATTTACCCGATTGCCCGTCTACTGCGCCTCGACCTCCTGCTGGCAGTCCGGGCACAGGCCGAAGACCTCGAGCGTGTGCGAGATGACCGTGAACCCGTGCTTCTCGGCCACGGTGCGCACCCACTGCTCCGGCGGCTCGATCTCGACGGTCTTGCCGCAGTTGGCGCACACCAGGTGATGGTGGTGCTCGCCGTCCTGGCACATGCGGAACATCTGCTGGTCGTTCAGGTGAATCGTGTCGGCCTGGCCGTCGTCGGCGAGCGCGTTGAGCTGCCGGTAGACCGTGGAGAGGCCGATACCTTGGCCGTCGTCGCTCAGCTTGCGGTAGAGATCCTGCGCGGAGACGAAATCATCACAGCTCGAAAGCGCCTCCATCACGGCGTCCTTCTGCCAGGTATGCTGGCGGCCACGGCGGCCTGATCGCAGCATCCCCGCGCCCTTCCGTTCCGGCTTCGCTTCCACTTGCATGACCTCCCAGCACCACGCACCGTGCCACATCCGGCGCATGAATAAGAATATGACAAACGCCAATTATACTTCTTTGAGCCCTGCAACGAAACCCCTCGCCATGCCGGTTTGGGCGTTTGAAAATGGACCTTGGCAATCAGCAGGATTTGGTACTCACATGGCTGATCGCAGCACTAAAATAGCTAATCGCACGATAATTCAGAATCCACCTGCCAATATCCGGAACACAAAAACGATTCCGGCCTGCTGTGGACGCGGAAGTTATCGCCTATCCCCTATTTCGGTTCCTAGCCTGTGACGCAATCCGTTCCCGCGAATCAGGAAGTTAGGGCTACAGGCAAAAAGTTGATTGCCACCGGAATTTGGCCTGCATGCCTACATCCTGAATCGACGACAGCTCATCGAAAAACGCCACCGGCTACTACCCATGACGTTGAAACCAGTGCTTGACGGAACCTAGATCAGGAAACGACCTGGCGAAGCACGAATAACTAGCGGATAAAGCTGCTAACGGACCAACTCGATCTTCTTGACGCCCTCTTTCTTGGTAGGGCGGTAGAGCACAAAGCGGTGGCCGATGACCTGCACCAGCTGCGCGCCGATCTGCCCGGCCAGCGTCTCGCCGACCTCGCGCTCGTCGACGGGACAGCCATCCTGCACCACGCCCTTGAGCAGCTCGTGCGATTCGAGCGTCTCCGAGGCCTGCTTCACCGCGGCGTCGGTGACCCCGTTCTTGCCGATCCACAGCATCGGCGAGGTCTTGCTCGCCAACGCCTTCAGCTGCTTGATCTGCCGTTTGTTAAGTTTCGTCGCCATCTCTTACATCCTTAAATTTCTATCTATTCGTTACATCACAATGAGCAATTCGTCTACACATGCAATCTTGTCTGTACGATTCTTACCGCACCAACTATAGCAATGTACCCTCATACATCACCCTGGATTCCTGACTAACTCGTATTCCGCTAAAGATTCAGCTATTCACATAGTAAACCCAGTGTAGTCATAGTCTCTTTCGTTGGAGCGCCGAACTCATCGCTATCGATCTCAGCGCCGCAATCCTCTTCAAAACCTGAATATTTCTCTTTTATCGGTATAATAAACAAATACTGTCATTCGCAAAAAAGGAGGCTTCATGGCTCAGATTACTGTTCAACCAGCAACACTGCGCTGGGCCGTTTCCCAAAGCGGACATGACGTAGAAGCGATTGCTTCTCGACCGGGGCTCACACAGCTTCCGCAGTGGCTGCAGGCGAAACGCCCCATCAGCCTTTCCTTCACCAAAATCTCTGATTTGAGCAAGGCTTTGCAGATTCCTTTCGGACGTCTGGTACGCACTTCCGTGCCACCGACGCACGAAGATGAACTCGTCAAATTCAGAACGCTCAACAACAACGCCGCGCCATTGAGCAAAAGCCTTGAAGACATCATCGCCAAAATGCGAATCCGTCAGACTTGGGCACATGACGAAATGATGAGTCTTGGTTTGGGAACAAACACATTCGTGGGTTCTCTCCACAATACGAGAAGCGCCAAGGAAATCGCCCAATCCATTATTCAGGCTCTCCAATTGCCGGAGCGGTGGACATTCGGCAAAAGCGACCGCAAACGCTTTAATTTTTTGAGAGAGATGCTATCCAATGTCGGCATCATGACCATGGTCGATTCCGAAGTCGCGAAGAATGAAAAACTCGACATCCAAGAATTTCGGGCCTTCACTCTTTTGGACGATATCGCTCCCCTCATTTTCATCAACCGCAATGACTCGGACAAGGCCATGCTGTTTTCCCTTCTGCACGAGCTCACCCATATCTTTTTGGGAGCCGAAGAACTATTCAACGCGACTGAAGCCGAATTCGACATCTCCGACCAGGAACGTCTCATCAATCAGACTGTTATGGAAATCATTTTGGGCGATTCCGATTTCAGAAAGGAATGGCTTAAAGAATCGAAAACAAAATCCTCCAGAATTGAAGTCGCTGAAACGTTCTCCAGTCACTATGGCTTAAGCGCGTTGTCCTTCCTCATCAAAGCCAAGCAAGAGGGACTCGCGAGCGAACGAGATATTGAAGCGGAATACACTCAACTTGCCCAAGTGCCTCCAAAACGAACAACAAAGAATGATGGTGGAAACCAGAACATCACCAATTCCTTCCACTTGGATAGCAGGTTTGTAAGTTTGGTGGAGCAAGGAATCAATTCCAATTCCATTTCCTATACCGACGGATTTTCCCTTCTTGGACTTAAATCCGAAAGAGCTTATGACGGTTTGCTCGCAGCGAAAGGAATGAATGATGGCACCACAATTCCTGCTTGACTCGAATATCTTCATCGAGTCCCATCGTCTCCATCACCCTTTCGGTTACGCCGAATTCCATCCTTTCTGGAAGTGGCTGGAACGTCTGAACAAGGCGAAGCGAATAATCATGCTCGATTCCGTCTATGCTGAATTGACGAAACGGGACAGCAGGAAGCACCTTGACGAACTAGGCGAATGGGTCGAGGCAACTTTTACTCCGCCTTTATCTCACCACTCCGATGAAATCGGTGCACTGTACGTGCAAATACAGGATTATCTGCAAGATTGCCAACTCTATACTCCTGAATCCTACGCACAATGGGAGCCTCTGGATAAAGCCGACCCTTGGTTGATCGCTGCGGCGATGGCCGAAAATGCCATTATCGTTACCAATGAACGAGCGGTTCATCCGACCCTAAACCAGAAACTCAGGCGAGAGCCCAAGATTCCGGATGTAGCCGAACATTTTCATGTCAAGACCATGACGCTCCGTGAATTCTTCGACGCCAACGGTTTCCTCAACGCGAAACCCTATCCGCTGCAGCCTTCGTTCTGAGAGCATAGGCGAATCCTGGCTACGAGAATGTTAAATGGAAAGACACGTTTTAGGACACAGCAAGGAGGTCGAAATGCCAGTGAATATGAACACAACCAAAAAAGTGATGCACCAGCTGGCCGATCCGAACGGTGTCGCACAGCTAAAACAACTCGGCTACAAGTTTGGAACTCCCGTGGTGGCCGCCGATTCGGAAGAATCGATGATTACCGTCTTCGATCGAATAGCGGAACTCACCAATGGAGACATTCTTCTGGTGGTCGATTTCGCCAGTCGCGGCCAGCTTTGCCTGATTCCAGTGTCGAGGGACGTCAACCGTATGGAACACTACGAGACTTTTGAGACGACGACCGATTCCGAATCAACCATCAGCATGTTGATCGACGATCTCCGCAACCGCAAAAGCAATCTCAAAGTGGTCATCAAATCTGGAAAACCTATGCTGGCCGATGTCAGGGAATCACACATCACCAACGCAGACAATGCGCTTGTCTAAAGAAGCCATCCCGAAACGTCGTTGTTCTTCACAGGCAACGACGTTTTTTCTTAAGAACTACAGAAGATATTACAGAACGATAATTATATTGGCTTTTATTTTTTAGAATGCTCAAAAAGAAGCATATCAACGGCTGATTTTTGTCACACATCCGCGTGTGGCAAGTGACCTCGGCAAGATCCGAACTCGCTAATAAACAGGTCAGATGGGATATTGGATTCTCATCGCCGGCACTGAGGATCCTGGAGGCTTGCGGTGAATGATGGAAAAATGCTGCTGTCGATACTCTTTTTGGCTGTGTATGTTTGGACGTTTTTGAATCTATAGCGTGGTTTAAAGCGTAGTCCCATTACTATCTGCCTGAAACCGTTGAGATCTCGGGCTTTTGGTGACCCCGGCGAGATTCGAACTCGCGACCTACAGATTAGAAGTCAGTTGCTCTATCCAGCTGAGCTACGGGGCCAAACAACAATCCGCCATTATATCAAGCACGTCTGACTCGACATCCCGCGCGCGGCCACGGAGTAGCGCTCCCGGCCTGTAGACTGGAACGTGGGCAAGGAGGTCACGGTGGACGGCGATCAAGGCAACGGCGGGACGGAAACTCAGCCTCACACGCCAATGGGGAAACGAGACCAGGCGAGACCTCACCAGACGTTTCATGACTTCTGGAGCGAGGCGTCGAGGACCTTCCCCAAGTACTCGGCGCTGATCTTCGCGCTGGCGTTCGTCTTCCAGATTCCCGACTCGGCGTATGTGGGCAATTTCGTGCTGTTCTTCCTGCAACCGGCGCTCATCATCGTGCTGTATGCCACCATGCTCAAGGCGCCGAGGCTTGTCTGGCAGCGCATAATCGCCCTCGCGCTGATCGCCGTGTGCATCTGGTCCGCGCCGTACACGCGCCATGGCGGGCAGCTGTTGGCCTATATCGTTATCGCCGAGGCGTCGCTGCTCTTCACTCCCCTGTTCGGCTACCTCGCCATTACGCTTTCGGCGCTGGTCATCTGGGTGATATCACCCGTGCTCAATGACCTGCGCACCTACCACACCTTGGAGTTCCAATCCTCCTCGATCTATATCCTCTTCGCCGGCATCCTCTTCATGCTCTACACGGTGCAATCGGGGAAACTGCAACACGCCAACACCAAGCTGCGGCATAACGTCCGCCAGATCGAATCGCTGACCCTTTCGCGCGAACGGGCCCGCATGGCCAGCGAGATGCACGATTCCATCGGCCAGCAGCTCACCGCCATACACTATGCTCACGAATCCGCGTTCAACACCGTCTCCAAGGCGGACGACATTCCGGAGACCACGCGAGCGGCAATTCTCAAGCCCCTCACCCGAGCCGAAGGCATCACCAAGGAGACGCTGACCGAGGTGCGGCAGATGGCCCGGGCGCTCGACCCCTCGGCGTTCGGGCAGAAGCTCACCAACGAATCGGTCGACGCGATGGCTCGGTCCTTCGGCGAGACTGGTCTCGACATGCGCACCGAGATCGTCGGCGACGTGAACCTGCTCGGAGCCGACGCGCAGACCCTGCTCTTCCGCGCGTTGCAGGAGACATTGACCAACGCCATCCGCCACGCGCACGCCACGAAGGTCGACCTCTCGGTGGTCGTCGGCAGCCGTGAGACAACGCTGCGGGTGGAGGACGACGGTCCGGGAATCGACGCCGATGACATCGACCACGGTTTCGGTCTTTCCGCGCTACGGGAACGGGCTTGCCAGATTGGCGGGAGCCTGAGTTTGGGTGAATCGCAGGAGCTGGGAGGCGCCAGCGTCACGTTGACGATTCCGATGCGCGTGGACGGCACCGCATCGGTCACCTCGACTACATCGACTACATCGGCTTTATCAACGACTTCG
This Bifidobacterium sp. ESL0790 DNA region includes the following protein-coding sequences:
- a CDS encoding ImmA/IrrE family metallo-endopeptidase; translated protein: MAQITVQPATLRWAVSQSGHDVEAIASRPGLTQLPQWLQAKRPISLSFTKISDLSKALQIPFGRLVRTSVPPTHEDELVKFRTLNNNAAPLSKSLEDIIAKMRIRQTWAHDEMMSLGLGTNTFVGSLHNTRSAKEIAQSIIQALQLPERWTFGKSDRKRFNFLREMLSNVGIMTMVDSEVAKNEKLDIQEFRAFTLLDDIAPLIFINRNDSDKAMLFSLLHELTHIFLGAEELFNATEAEFDISDQERLINQTVMEIILGDSDFRKEWLKESKTKSSRIEVAETFSSHYGLSALSFLIKAKQEGLASERDIEAEYTQLAQVPPKRTTKNDGGNQNITNSFHLDSRFVSLVEQGINSNSISYTDGFSLLGLKSERAYDGLLAAKGMNDGTTIPA
- a CDS encoding DUF4411 family protein, translating into MMAPQFLLDSNIFIESHRLHHPFGYAEFHPFWKWLERLNKAKRIIMLDSVYAELTKRDSRKHLDELGEWVEATFTPPLSHHSDEIGALYVQIQDYLQDCQLYTPESYAQWEPLDKADPWLIAAAMAENAIIVTNERAVHPTLNQKLRREPKIPDVAEHFHVKTMTLREFFDANGFLNAKPYPLQPSF
- a CDS encoding sensor histidine kinase yields the protein MGKRDQARPHQTFHDFWSEASRTFPKYSALIFALAFVFQIPDSAYVGNFVLFFLQPALIIVLYATMLKAPRLVWQRIIALALIAVCIWSAPYTRHGGQLLAYIVIAEASLLFTPLFGYLAITLSALVIWVISPVLNDLRTYHTLEFQSSSIYILFAGILFMLYTVQSGKLQHANTKLRHNVRQIESLTLSRERARMASEMHDSIGQQLTAIHYAHESAFNTVSKADDIPETTRAAILKPLTRAEGITKETLTEVRQMARALDPSAFGQKLTNESVDAMARSFGETGLDMRTEIVGDVNLLGADAQTLLFRALQETLTNAIRHAHATKVDLSVVVGSRETTLRVEDDGPGIDADDIDHGFGLSALRERACQIGGSLSLGESQELGGASVTLTIPMRVDGTASVTSTTSTTSALSTTSEDES